In a genomic window of Candidatus Thiothrix sulfatifontis:
- the tpiA gene encoding triose-phosphate isomerase — translation MRQKLVAGNWKLNGSKASIASLMNGILAGLEGMDNVAVAVCPPYVYIPMTQTLVAGSCISLGSQDIADQDAGAFTGEVSGVMLKDFGCDYAIVGHSERRAIYGEQDHDTARKFAAARKHGLKPILCVGETLMEREAGITEAVVARQLDAVIALEGVEALTDGVIAYEPVWAIGTGKTASPQQAQDVHAFIRGKLAALNESVAARVQILYGGSVKGANAAELFAMPDIDGGLIGGAALDAQEFLAICKAGN, via the coding sequence ATGCGTCAGAAATTGGTTGCAGGTAACTGGAAACTAAACGGGTCAAAGGCGAGCATTGCGTCCTTGATGAACGGTATTCTAGCTGGGTTGGAAGGCATGGATAATGTAGCCGTGGCTGTTTGCCCGCCTTATGTCTACATTCCCATGACTCAAACATTGGTAGCGGGAAGCTGTATTAGTCTAGGTTCCCAGGATATTGCTGATCAAGACGCAGGCGCTTTCACGGGTGAAGTTTCCGGGGTGATGCTCAAAGATTTCGGCTGCGATTATGCGATTGTGGGTCATTCTGAGCGCCGCGCTATCTACGGCGAACAAGACCATGATACTGCGCGTAAATTCGCGGCTGCGCGTAAGCACGGTCTTAAACCCATTTTGTGCGTAGGCGAAACGTTGATGGAACGTGAAGCGGGTATTACAGAGGCAGTGGTGGCGCGTCAACTGGATGCCGTGATTGCGTTAGAAGGTGTGGAGGCACTAACTGACGGTGTAATTGCTTACGAACCAGTCTGGGCGATTGGCACGGGTAAAACTGCCAGTCCGCAACAAGCGCAGGATGTACACGCATTTATTCGCGGTAAATTGGCTGCACTGAATGAGTCAGTTGCAGCGAGAGTACAAATTTTATACGGTGGCAGCGTCAAAGGTGCGAACGCTGCTGAATTGTTTGCAATGCCAGATATTGATGGCGGCTTGATCGGTGGTGCAGCGTTGGATGCACAAGAGTTTCTAGCCATTTGCAAAGCTGGTAATTAA
- the secG gene encoding preprotein translocase subunit SecG, with translation MLYNVLLIILIVVSVAMIVLILMQQGKGADAGAAFGSGASGTVFGSQGSANFLSRTTAILATVFFLVALALAFLASGRTVESISIMDAIAPAEKTVEPAALPASSSDVPPAPAAKEAPASDVPPAPAVKAEEKPVQENK, from the coding sequence ATGTTATACAATGTTTTACTGATTATTTTAATTGTTGTTTCTGTTGCCATGATTGTTCTCATCCTGATGCAGCAGGGCAAGGGTGCTGATGCGGGTGCTGCTTTTGGCAGTGGCGCATCCGGCACGGTATTCGGTTCGCAAGGTTCCGCGAATTTTTTGAGCCGTACCACGGCAATTTTAGCGACGGTTTTTTTCTTGGTGGCATTGGCGTTAGCGTTTTTGGCATCAGGGCGCACGGTTGAGTCAATCAGTATTATGGACGCGATCGCACCGGCAGAGAAAACCGTGGAACCTGCGGCGCTACCAGCGTCCAGCAGTGATGTACCACCCGCACCCGCTGCCAAAGAAGCGCCTGCCAGTGATGTTCCTCCCGCTCCAGCAGTGAAAGCTGAAGAAAAACCTGTGCAAGAAAATAAATAA
- the glmM gene encoding phosphoglucosamine mutase codes for MARKYFGTDGIRGKIGCHPMTPDFVLKLGWAAGKVLASNGHPLVLIGKDTRISGYMLESALQAGLVAAGVNIRLLGPMPTPAVAYLTRAFRASAGIVISASHNPYDDNGLKFFSGDGTKLPDEVEEEIERWLEMDFKVVSSDELGKVERAKDAAGRYIEFCKRALPNSISLKGLRIVVDCANGATYHVAPDVFKELGAEVIAIGNTPDGININEACGATHVDGLCDAVLRYRADLGIALDGDGDRLIMVDQRGETVDGDEILAIIAHHRHGEGKLHGGVVGTLMSNLGLEKSIQALGVPFYRAKVGDRYVIEQMTLHDCDLGGESSGHIIVRHFITTGDGIIAALQVLRAMRISGKPLRELKTVMTKYPQTLVNVPTKQKINLNESVTIQDAVRQVEQQLGNRGRVLLRASGTEPLIRVMVEGEDPTETAELAEQIASAVRAIA; via the coding sequence ATGGCAAGAAAATATTTCGGTACAGATGGGATTCGCGGCAAAATTGGGTGCCATCCGATGACGCCTGACTTTGTATTAAAATTGGGTTGGGCCGCAGGGAAAGTGCTGGCAAGTAATGGCCACCCGTTGGTGCTGATCGGCAAAGATACCCGCATTTCTGGCTATATGTTGGAGTCGGCATTGCAGGCAGGCTTGGTGGCAGCAGGGGTGAATATCCGTTTGTTGGGGCCGATGCCTACACCGGCAGTGGCTTATTTAACCCGTGCGTTTCGTGCTTCGGCGGGAATTGTGATCAGCGCATCCCATAATCCTTACGATGATAACGGGCTGAAATTTTTCTCCGGTGATGGCACCAAATTGCCTGATGAGGTGGAAGAAGAAATCGAGCGTTGGTTAGAGATGGATTTTAAAGTGGTGTCTTCCGATGAGCTGGGTAAAGTTGAGCGTGCTAAAGACGCGGCGGGGCGTTACATCGAATTCTGCAAACGCGCATTGCCGAACAGCATTTCACTGAAAGGTCTGCGGATTGTTGTGGACTGCGCGAACGGTGCGACTTATCACGTTGCACCCGATGTTTTCAAAGAATTGGGCGCAGAAGTCATTGCGATTGGTAACACACCTGACGGTATCAATATCAACGAAGCCTGCGGTGCAACCCATGTCGACGGCTTGTGTGATGCCGTCTTACGTTACCGCGCCGATTTGGGCATTGCCTTGGATGGTGATGGCGACCGCTTGATCATGGTGGATCAACGCGGTGAAACGGTCGATGGTGATGAAATTCTTGCCATTATTGCACACCACCGTCATGGCGAAGGCAAGTTGCACGGTGGAGTAGTGGGCACTTTAATGAGCAATCTCGGCTTGGAAAAGTCGATTCAAGCACTGGGTGTGCCGTTTTACCGTGCTAAAGTTGGCGACCGATATGTTATTGAGCAAATGACGCTGCATGACTGTGATTTGGGGGGTGAATCATCCGGGCACATCATTGTACGTCATTTTATTACAACGGGTGACGGCATCATTGCGGCGCTGCAAGTGTTGCGTGCTATGCGTATCAGCGGCAAGCCTCTGCGCGAACTGAAAACTGTGATGACTAAATACCCGCAAACATTGGTTAATGTGCCAACGAAGCAAAAAATTAATTTAAACGAATCAGTGACAATCCAAGATGCGGTGCGTCAAGTCGAGCAGCAATTAGGCAACCGTGGGCGCGTGTTGCTGCGTGCATCCGGTACCGAGCCACTGATTCGAGTCATGGTTGAGGGGGAGGATCCCACTGAAACCGCTGAATTGGCAGAGCAAATTGCCAGCGCAGTGCGAGCCATCGCCTGA
- a CDS encoding NADH-quinone oxidoreductase subunit D — translation MPEIRNFTLNFGPAHPAAHGVLRLVLEMDGETIVRADPHIGLLHRGTEKLAESKPYNQSIGYMDRLDYVSMMCNEHGYVLAIEKLLGITPPERALYIRTMFDEITRILNHLLWIGAHALDVGAMTMFLYAFREREDLMDAYEAVSGARLHATYYRPGGVYRDLPDSMPQFLSNRFRTEAEAKRLNANRGGSLLDFLEDFTNRFPGYVDEYETLLTDNRIWKQRLVGIGVVSPERALQLGFSGPMLRGSGVEWDLRKKQPYAAYDKMDFDIPVGVQGDSYDRYLVRIEEMRQSNSIIKQCIDWLRINPGEVMLEDSKIAPPKRAEMKQDMEALIQHFKLMTEGYCLPEGESYAAVEHPKGEFGCYIVSDGANKPYRLKVRAPGFAHLSGLDEMVKGHMLADVVAIIGTQDIVFGEVDR, via the coding sequence ATGCCTGAAATCCGCAATTTTACGCTGAACTTTGGCCCAGCTCACCCCGCCGCGCACGGTGTGTTGCGTCTGGTGTTGGAAATGGACGGTGAAACCATCGTCCGTGCTGACCCGCACATTGGCTTGCTGCACCGTGGTACCGAAAAGCTGGCAGAAAGTAAACCGTATAACCAAAGCATCGGTTACATGGATCGCCTCGATTACGTGTCGATGATGTGCAATGAACACGGTTACGTGCTGGCGATTGAGAAGCTGTTGGGGATTACCCCGCCAGAACGTGCGCTCTATATTCGCACCATGTTCGACGAAATTACTCGTATTCTCAACCACTTGCTGTGGATTGGCGCACACGCGCTGGATGTGGGAGCCATGACCATGTTCTTGTATGCCTTCCGCGAACGTGAAGATTTGATGGATGCGTATGAAGCGGTATCCGGTGCGCGTTTGCACGCTACTTACTACCGTCCGGGCGGTGTTTACCGCGATTTACCGGATTCCATGCCGCAATTTTTATCCAACCGTTTCCGCACTGAAGCCGAAGCTAAGCGTTTAAACGCGAATCGCGGCGGTTCATTGCTGGATTTCCTGGAAGATTTCACCAACCGTTTCCCCGGTTATGTCGACGAGTACGAAACCTTGTTGACCGACAACCGCATTTGGAAACAACGTTTAGTCGGGATTGGTGTCGTGTCACCTGAACGTGCCCTGCAACTGGGTTTCAGTGGGCCGATGTTGCGCGGTTCAGGCGTGGAATGGGATTTGCGTAAGAAGCAACCGTATGCCGCCTACGACAAAATGGATTTTGACATCCCGGTCGGGGTGCAAGGTGATAGCTACGACCGTTATCTGGTGCGTATCGAAGAAATGCGCCAGTCCAATAGCATCATAAAGCAATGCATTGACTGGTTGCGCATTAATCCCGGCGAAGTGATGCTGGAAGACAGCAAAATCGCCCCGCCGAAACGTGCTGAGATGAAGCAGGATATGGAAGCCTTGATTCAGCACTTCAAGCTGATGACCGAAGGCTATTGCTTGCCGGAAGGTGAATCCTATGCCGCAGTGGAACATCCGAAGGGTGAATTTGGCTGCTACATTGTGTCAGATGGTGCGAATAAACCGTACAGGTTGAAAGTACGTGCACCGGGATTTGCGCATTTGTCCGGCTTGGATGAAATGGTGAAAGGCCACATGCTGGCTGACGTGGTGGCGATTATCGGCACCCAAGATATTGTTTTCGGGGAGGTTGACCGTTGA
- the folP gene encoding dihydropteroate synthase — protein MAWQVTKFSVQVMGILNVTPDSFSDGGRFHASDKALQHVEQMLSEGADIIDVGGESTRPGAASVPVQEELDRVIPVITAIRERFDVALSVDTSKPDVMRAAVSAGADLINDVCALQQPGALATCAGLLVPVCLMHMQGQPRTMQQAPDYDDVVQDISQFFQERIAACLAAGIVRQHLILDPGFGFGKTLSHNVDLLRRLTAFSDLELPILVGLSRKSMIGTLLDNRSLEGRLHGSVAGAVIAAMHGANIVRVHDVGATVDALKIVKAVMNK, from the coding sequence ATGGCATGGCAAGTCACTAAGTTCTCTGTGCAGGTAATGGGTATTCTGAATGTCACCCCGGATTCTTTTTCGGACGGTGGGCGATTTCATGCGAGCGACAAGGCTTTGCAGCATGTTGAGCAAATGCTTTCAGAAGGGGCGGATATTATTGATGTGGGCGGGGAGTCTACGCGTCCTGGCGCGGCTTCCGTTCCCGTTCAGGAGGAGTTGGATCGGGTTATTCCGGTGATTACGGCGATTCGTGAACGCTTTGATGTGGCACTGTCGGTGGATACCAGTAAACCTGATGTGATGCGGGCGGCGGTGAGCGCAGGTGCGGATTTAATCAATGACGTGTGTGCATTACAGCAGCCGGGTGCATTGGCAACTTGCGCTGGGTTACTTGTGCCGGTGTGCTTGATGCACATGCAAGGGCAGCCGCGCACCATGCAGCAAGCGCCTGACTATGACGATGTGGTGCAGGATATTTCGCAGTTCTTTCAAGAACGCATCGCCGCTTGTTTAGCGGCCGGAATAGTGCGACAACACTTAATTCTTGATCCAGGGTTTGGATTTGGCAAAACTTTGTCGCATAATGTGGACTTATTGCGCAGATTGACGGCATTTTCTGACTTGGAATTGCCTATACTCGTAGGGCTTTCACGCAAATCCATGATCGGCACTTTGCTAGATAACCGCTCGTTAGAAGGGCGTTTGCATGGCAGCGTGGCTGGCGCGGTAATCGCTGCAATGCACGGCGCGAACATTGTGCGCGTACACGACGTGGGCGCAACCGTTGATGCGCTCAAGATCGTCAAAGCAGTCATGAATAAATAA
- a CDS encoding NADH-quinone oxidoreductase subunit B — protein sequence MGVEGVLEKGFVTTTADALINWARTGSLWPMTFGLACCAVEMMHAGASRYDLDRFGIVFRPSPRQSDVMIVAGTLTNKMAPALRKVYDQMAEPRWVISMGSCANGGGYYHYSYAVVRGCDRIVPVDIYVPGCPPTAEALLYGIIQLQNKIRRTNTIAR from the coding sequence ATGGGAGTAGAAGGGGTTCTGGAGAAAGGCTTCGTCACCACGACAGCCGATGCCCTGATCAACTGGGCGCGTACTGGCTCGTTGTGGCCGATGACCTTTGGTCTGGCGTGCTGCGCGGTCGAAATGATGCACGCGGGGGCTTCACGTTACGATTTAGACCGTTTCGGTATTGTGTTCCGCCCCAGCCCGCGCCAATCGGATGTGATGATCGTGGCAGGAACGCTGACCAACAAAATGGCTCCGGCGTTGCGCAAGGTCTATGATCAGATGGCGGAGCCGCGTTGGGTAATTTCGATGGGTTCTTGCGCCAATGGTGGCGGTTACTACCATTACTCCTACGCGGTGGTACGCGGCTGTGACCGGATTGTGCCGGTGGATATTTACGTGCCCGGTTGCCCGCCAACCGCTGAAGCCCTGCTGTATGGCATTATCCAGTTGCAGAATAAAATTCGTCGAACCAACACGATAGCGCGGTAA
- the yhbY gene encoding ribosome assembly RNA-binding protein YhbY, with protein sequence MIGTLTETQKKHLRSRAHALNPVVLIGQHGLKPTVLEEITGALDYHQLIKIKLSVGDRDLRDEMIEQIAQYSQSQLIQRIGNVAVLYRHNPERPDILKEQVP encoded by the coding sequence ATGATCGGAACATTGACAGAAACTCAAAAAAAGCACCTGCGAAGTCGCGCTCACGCCCTTAATCCTGTTGTCTTAATTGGTCAGCATGGACTAAAACCCACCGTCTTAGAGGAAATCACGGGAGCACTTGATTACCATCAACTCATTAAAATTAAATTGAGCGTCGGGGATCGTGATCTACGCGATGAAATGATCGAACAAATCGCCCAATATAGCCAGTCTCAACTGATTCAACGGATAGGAAATGTCGCCGTACTGTACCGTCACAACCCTGAACGCCCTGACATTCTGAAAGAACAGGTGCCCTAA
- the ftsH gene encoding ATP-dependent zinc metalloprotease FtsH, whose amino-acid sequence MNDLTKNLLIWAVIAFVLIAVFSKFSVPAQPAAAVPYSDFLTNVRSGGVKEVEIRGQKIIGMDSNNARFVTYSPPNDAKLVDDLVANKVKFQASPPEERSVLWDIIISWVPFLLIIGLWVYIMRQMQGGGGGRGAMSFGKSRARMMTEDQVKINFNDVAGCEEAKDEVAELVEFLRDPGKFQKLGGKIPRGVLMVGSPGTGKTLLAKAIAGEAKVPFFSISGSDFVEMFVGVGASRVRDMFEQAKKHAPCIIFIDEIDAVGRQRGAGLGGGHDEREQTLNQLLVEMDGFEGSEGIIVIAATNRPDVLDAALLRPGRFDRQVVVPLPDVRGREQILKVHMRKVPLGDDVRPSLIARGTPGFSGADLANLVNEAALFAARSNKRTVDMHEFEKAKDKIMMGAERKSMVMKEEEKLATAYHEAGHAIVGLSVPEHDPVYKVSIIPRGRALGVTMYLPEEDRYSASKQRLESQISSLYGGRIAEELIYGVEGVTTGASNDIERATSIARNMVTKWGLSNRMGPLAYSEDEGEVFLGRSVTQHKHVSDETAHAIDGEIREVIDRNYTRAKQILTDKMSVLHAMAQALMKYETIDRGQVDALMRGEQPPPPADWTDDDSSGGKGTPIKSRPVEGNKTDGSVIGGAASSH is encoded by the coding sequence TTGAACGATTTAACCAAAAATTTGTTGATCTGGGCTGTTATTGCTTTCGTCTTGATTGCAGTATTCAGTAAATTCAGTGTGCCAGCTCAACCCGCTGCTGCCGTACCGTACTCGGATTTCTTAACGAATGTTCGCAGCGGTGGGGTCAAAGAGGTTGAGATTAGAGGCCAGAAAATCATCGGAATGGACAGTAACAATGCCCGTTTTGTGACGTATAGCCCGCCAAATGATGCCAAATTGGTGGATGATTTGGTTGCAAATAAAGTTAAGTTCCAAGCATCACCGCCAGAAGAGCGTTCGGTGTTGTGGGATATTATTATTAGCTGGGTACCGTTCTTACTCATCATTGGTCTGTGGGTTTACATCATGCGCCAAATGCAAGGCGGTGGCGGTGGTCGTGGGGCAATGTCCTTCGGCAAGAGTCGCGCCCGCATGATGACCGAGGATCAAGTTAAAATTAATTTTAACGATGTGGCTGGTTGCGAAGAAGCTAAAGACGAAGTGGCGGAACTGGTTGAATTTTTGCGTGATCCGGGTAAATTCCAGAAGCTTGGTGGCAAAATTCCGCGCGGCGTATTGATGGTAGGCTCACCAGGTACTGGTAAGACACTATTAGCGAAGGCGATTGCAGGCGAGGCTAAAGTGCCGTTTTTCAGCATTTCCGGTTCTGATTTCGTGGAAATGTTTGTGGGTGTGGGTGCATCCCGTGTACGTGACATGTTTGAGCAAGCCAAGAAACACGCGCCGTGTATTATTTTCATCGATGAAATTGATGCGGTAGGCCGTCAGCGTGGCGCAGGTTTGGGCGGCGGTCACGACGAACGTGAGCAAACGCTTAACCAGTTGTTGGTTGAGATGGACGGTTTTGAAGGCAGCGAAGGCATTATTGTGATTGCTGCGACTAACCGTCCTGATGTTTTGGATGCGGCTTTATTGCGTCCGGGACGTTTTGACCGTCAAGTTGTTGTGCCGTTGCCGGATGTAAGAGGGCGCGAGCAAATCCTCAAGGTTCACATGCGCAAAGTTCCATTGGGCGATGACGTTAGACCATCCCTGATTGCGCGTGGTACGCCGGGGTTTTCTGGTGCGGATTTGGCGAACTTGGTGAACGAAGCTGCGTTGTTTGCGGCACGTTCTAACAAGCGCACGGTTGATATGCACGAATTTGAGAAAGCCAAAGATAAGATTATGATGGGCGCTGAACGCAAATCAATGGTCATGAAGGAAGAGGAAAAGCTGGCAACGGCTTATCACGAAGCCGGTCATGCCATCGTTGGTTTAAGTGTTCCTGAGCACGATCCTGTTTATAAGGTCAGTATTATTCCGCGTGGTCGCGCACTGGGTGTGACTATGTATTTGCCAGAAGAAGACCGTTACAGCGCCAGCAAGCAGCGTTTGGAAAGTCAAATTTCTAGCTTGTACGGCGGCCGCATTGCTGAAGAATTGATCTATGGTGTGGAGGGCGTCACCACTGGTGCGTCTAACGACATTGAACGCGCAACCAGTATTGCACGCAACATGGTAACTAAATGGGGTTTATCTAACCGCATGGGGCCATTGGCTTATTCAGAGGATGAAGGCGAAGTGTTTTTAGGGCGTTCAGTTACGCAACACAAGCATGTCTCCGATGAAACAGCTCATGCGATTGATGGTGAGATACGTGAAGTAATTGATCGCAATTACACCCGCGCTAAACAAATTCTCACCGACAAGATGAGCGTGCTGCACGCCATGGCGCAAGCTTTGATGAAGTATGAAACCATTGACCGTGGACAAGTGGATGCGCTGATGCGTGGCGAACAGCCACCACCACCTGCTGACTGGACAGACGACGATTCTTCAGGTGGTAAAGGCACTCCAATTAAATCACGCCCGGTTGAAGGCAATAAAACGGATGGTAGTGTGATTGGCGGAGCCGCTAGTTCGCATTAA
- the ndhC gene encoding NADH-quinone oxidoreductase subunit A, with the protein MLGEYLPILVFLAVGFGLAVVLLGLGLLAGPRRPDAEKDSPFECGFPAFEDSRIKFDVRYYLVAILFIIFDLEIAFLFPWAIVLDTIGVFGIVAMGIFLTILIVGFIYEWKKGALEWE; encoded by the coding sequence ATGTTAGGAGAATACCTTCCGATTCTCGTTTTTCTAGCCGTCGGTTTTGGTTTGGCAGTCGTGTTGCTAGGTCTGGGTTTGCTTGCAGGCCCGCGTCGACCGGATGCAGAAAAAGATTCACCGTTTGAGTGCGGCTTTCCCGCGTTTGAAGACTCTCGCATTAAATTTGATGTGCGTTATTACCTCGTCGCTATCCTCTTCATTATCTTTGACCTTGAAATTGCCTTTTTGTTCCCTTGGGCCATTGTGCTCGACACCATCGGCGTGTTCGGTATCGTGGCAATGGGCATTTTTCTGACTATCCTGATTGTTGGTTTCATCTACGAGTGGAAAAAAGGGGCATTGGAATGGGAGTAG
- a CDS encoding NADH-quinone oxidoreductase subunit C, whose amino-acid sequence MAVSLEFVKDYVQEGLGDKLSASVLAHGELTLEVAAEHWLEVARFLRHDSMLDFAQLTDLCGVDYLTYGDAEWDVTTASRSGFSRAAQATEADPFDFDAHEEGAQFAGKRFAVVIHLLSLSRNMRIRVRTRCDDNDFPVVASLVDIWSSVNWYEREAFDLFGIMFSGHPDLRRILTDYGFVGHPFRKDFPLIGQVEMRYDAEQKRVIYEPVSIEARVLVPRTIRADQRFSPAVERDD is encoded by the coding sequence ATGGCTGTATCACTCGAATTTGTTAAGGATTACGTTCAGGAAGGACTCGGCGATAAGCTGTCAGCCAGCGTTCTGGCGCACGGCGAGTTGACCTTGGAAGTAGCCGCTGAACATTGGCTGGAAGTGGCGCGTTTCCTGCGGCACGATTCCATGTTGGATTTTGCGCAACTGACCGACTTGTGTGGGGTTGATTACCTCACGTATGGCGATGCGGAATGGGATGTGACCACTGCCTCGCGCAGCGGCTTTAGCCGTGCGGCACAAGCTACCGAGGCGGATCCGTTTGATTTTGATGCGCACGAAGAGGGTGCTCAGTTCGCCGGTAAACGTTTCGCAGTGGTCATTCACTTGCTATCGCTAAGCCGCAATATGCGTATTCGCGTGCGCACTCGCTGCGATGACAACGATTTTCCGGTAGTGGCATCGTTGGTAGATATTTGGAGTTCGGTGAATTGGTACGAGCGTGAAGCGTTTGATCTGTTTGGGATTATGTTCAGTGGACACCCGGATTTGCGGCGCATCCTCACCGATTACGGTTTTGTCGGACACCCCTTCCGCAAAGATTTCCCGCTCATCGGGCAGGTTGAAATGCGTTACGACGCGGAGCAAAAGCGCGTCATTTACGAACCTGTATCCATTGAAGCGCGGGTGTTGGTGCCGCGCACTATCCGCGCTGACCAGCGTTTTTCCCCAGCCGTGGAGCGTGATGACTAA
- the nrfD gene encoding polysulfide reductase NrfD has product MASQAIIFRETRESKGFYFLLVILGAFLALGALAFFHAEHHGHYVTGMTNQVVWGLPHVFAIGLIVAASGALNVGSIGTVFGKKIYQPMGRLSALLAISLLIGGLIVLVLDLGHPDRLIIAMTTYNFKSIFAWNIILYNGFLALSAVYIWTMMDRKAKPFYKLAGVAAFTWRLILTTGTGSIFGFLVARDFYNSAIMAPLFIVMSFAMGLAVFILVLHFAYSWTGRPLGDAVMNRLRYLLAVFIGGVLLLEGARHFTGLYIAQKAGVENFILFEGGIYTQLFWVGQIMLGSLLPLSLIFCRKLGSNRIALLFAAFFTVLGGFAQLYVILVGGQAYPLMLFPGADVSSDYFDGVVNAYVPSVWELMLGLGGVALALVMVTVGVKVLRFLPDSLSDAVVEPHN; this is encoded by the coding sequence ATGGCTAGTCAAGCAATTATTTTCCGCGAAACCAGAGAAAGCAAAGGCTTTTATTTTCTGTTGGTGATTTTAGGTGCATTCCTTGCGCTCGGTGCATTGGCGTTTTTCCATGCCGAACATCACGGGCATTACGTCACCGGCATGACCAATCAAGTCGTTTGGGGCTTGCCACACGTTTTCGCCATTGGCTTAATTGTTGCGGCTTCTGGCGCTTTGAACGTCGGTTCGATTGGTACGGTATTTGGTAAGAAAATTTATCAACCAATGGGGCGGTTGTCGGCTTTGTTAGCGATTTCACTGTTGATCGGTGGTTTGATTGTACTGGTGTTAGATTTGGGGCATCCTGATCGCCTTATTATCGCTATGACGACCTACAATTTTAAGTCAATCTTTGCTTGGAATATTATTCTTTACAATGGTTTTTTGGCATTGTCCGCAGTGTACATTTGGACAATGATGGATCGCAAAGCTAAACCATTTTATAAGTTGGCAGGGGTTGCAGCTTTCACTTGGCGCTTGATTTTAACCACAGGTACTGGTTCAATCTTTGGCTTCTTGGTTGCACGTGACTTCTACAATTCAGCGATTATGGCGCCATTATTCATTGTGATGTCATTTGCGATGGGATTAGCGGTATTTATCTTGGTATTGCACTTTGCTTACAGTTGGACAGGTCGTCCGCTGGGTGATGCTGTAATGAATCGATTGCGTTATTTGTTGGCAGTGTTTATTGGTGGTGTATTGTTGCTAGAAGGCGCCCGCCATTTCACGGGTTTGTACATTGCGCAAAAAGCCGGTGTGGAAAACTTCATACTGTTTGAGGGTGGAATCTACACTCAGTTATTTTGGGTAGGACAAATCATGTTGGGTAGTTTATTGCCTTTATCATTGATTTTCTGCCGTAAATTGGGAAGTAATCGTATTGCACTGTTGTTTGCCGCGTTTTTTACTGTTTTGGGCGGTTTCGCGCAGTTGTATGTGATTTTAGTGGGTGGGCAAGCGTATCCACTGATGTTATTTCCGGGCGCTGACGTTTCCAGTGACTATTTCGATGGCGTTGTTAATGCGTATGTTCCAAGCGTCTGGGAACTAATGCTTGGTTTGGGTGGCGTAGCACTGGCATTGGTTATGGTGACTGTCGGCGTGAAAGTATTGCGTTTCTTACCCGATTCGTTATCTGATGCAGTAGTTGAGCCACACAATTAA
- the rlmE gene encoding 23S rRNA (uridine(2552)-2'-O)-methyltransferase RlmE, with product MARSKSSQRWLGEHFSDEYVKKAQHEGYRSRAVYKLQEIQEKDRILQPGMKVVDLGAAPGGWSQYATKFVGQKGRIVASDILPIDPLPFVEFVVGDFREESVLMEILNLLGGDKADLVISDMAPNISGVDAVDQPRSIHLCELALDMARQVLKPSGTFVVKLFQGDGSEDFLREVRSSFKTVKVRKPAASRPRSREVYILAQGFVL from the coding sequence ATGGCAAGAAGCAAAAGCAGTCAACGGTGGTTGGGTGAACATTTTAGTGACGAATACGTTAAAAAAGCCCAACATGAAGGGTATCGTTCACGAGCGGTATACAAGTTGCAAGAAATTCAAGAGAAAGACCGCATTTTACAGCCCGGCATGAAAGTGGTGGATTTGGGTGCAGCACCGGGGGGATGGAGTCAGTACGCGACCAAGTTTGTTGGGCAAAAAGGTCGGATTGTCGCCAGTGATATTTTGCCGATTGATCCGCTGCCCTTTGTGGAGTTTGTAGTGGGCGATTTTCGTGAAGAGTCTGTACTGATGGAGATACTGAATTTACTCGGTGGCGATAAAGCTGACCTTGTTATTTCAGATATGGCCCCCAACATAAGTGGTGTCGATGCGGTCGACCAGCCACGCTCCATTCATCTGTGTGAACTTGCATTGGACATGGCGCGACAGGTATTAAAGCCAAGTGGGACTTTTGTGGTGAAACTGTTTCAAGGTGATGGCTCAGAAGATTTCTTGCGTGAGGTGCGCAGTAGCTTTAAAACAGTAAAAGTAAGGAAACCGGCTGCATCAAGACCACGCAGTCGGGAGGTTTATATATTAGCGCAAGGTTTTGTGTTGTAA